The proteins below come from a single Puntigrus tetrazona isolate hp1 unplaced genomic scaffold, ASM1883169v1 S000000729, whole genome shotgun sequence genomic window:
- the LOC122335117 gene encoding dynein axonemal heavy chain 11-like codes for MTLSVDVTKKTKDDYGHPPREGAYIHGLFIEGARWDSSSGLLSEAVLKELTPAMPVLYIRAVPIDQQDARNTYECPVYRTKLRGSTYIWSFRLKTRHPPAKWVLAGAALLLSV; via the exons ATGACCTTGTCTGTGGACGTCACCAAGAAAACCAAGGATGATTACGGGCATCCTCCTCGAGAGGGAGCGTACATCCACGGACTCTTCATAGAGG GTGCTCGCTGGGATAGCTCCTCGGGTCTGCTGTCAGAGGCTGTTCTGAAGGAGCTGACTCCAGCTATGCCAGTGCTGTACATACGTGCGGTACCCATCGACCAGCAGGATGCGAGGAACACCTACGAGTGCCCGGTGTACCGCACCAAGCTCCGAGGCTCCACCTACATCTGGAGCTTCCGCCTCAAAACACGCCACCCGCCTGCAAAGTGGGTTCTGGCCGGAGCGGCACTGCTTCTGTCCGTATAA
- the LOC122335118 gene encoding rap guanine nucleotide exchange factor 5-like, with product MKSPKIPFLPLLLKDITFIHEGNKTFLDNLVNFDKLHMIADTVRIIRHCRTDHMGNMLSQKDSVEVRTYINYLHVIDNQQTLFELSHRLEPRT from the exons ATGAAGTCTCCCAAGATCCCTTTCCTACCTCTGCTTCTAAAAG ATATTACCTTCATCCATGAGggcaacaaaacatttcttgacAACCTAGTCAACTTTGACAAACTA CACATGATAGCAGACACGGTGCGGATTATCAGGCATTGTCGGACAGATCACATGG GAAACATGTTGTCCCAGAAAGACAGCGTGGAAGTGAGAACGTACATCAATTACCTGCACGTCATCGACAATCAACAGACTCTGTTCGAACTCTCACACAGACTCGAGCCCAGGACATAA